The genomic region TATATAGTATCTCTATGCTATAACTTCAACGAATAAGAATAAAATTCTTCGACAAAAAACTCCTTACTAAACATTTTGAGTTCTCTCCTATTAAAACTCATTTATTTTACTTCCTAAAATTACTCTTatcctatgaagcacggacactttgtTGAGTTGCCGTGtctgcgtgtcggacacatttcggatacgacactcaccgacactcgtccgacacacgtgtctgctgtgtccaaaccgtgtctcaataaaaaataaaaaattcttctccggacacacttggacacatctaaataccatcacgtgtccggtcttattcttaatatatattcttaaaataaatttagatatagtatatattattatttattaaaacaaaaaatattttaaatacttgatataattaaaataagacattaaaaataatttaaaaaattaatttatattttaatatcaataaaatattaaaatatcataaaaaGTATAAAGCAATTGAAAAATATTATTACGATTCAATCTCAAAAGctccaaaaaattttataaataattaattgagTCTAATTTACTCTAAAAACTAGCTTAAACGAACAATGAAGATTATTTCACACTTATAAAAACTATTAaacttttaatattaaaaaatgtgAAATTTAATAAACTTCATACAACTTTACACAAGGAATTACTTGTGTGTATACTCTAAGCAAAATCTATAACAAATAATGAAAACAATCACAATGAAATGAAAGTATTTCCTAATGTATTTGCTTGTACAACATTTAGAAATCAATGTGtattaaccaaaaaaataaaaaataataaaataatgaagaGATATATAAGAAAAAGCtaagaaaaatatttaaagaCCAGCTGTGAAAGGAATACGAGTGGAAGGTAGCCATGAGTTGCCAGCAATGAAATTTGCAACACTGAATTTTGAAGCTTCAGCAGCACTGGTAATAACATGATAACCTCCCCATTTAACTCTGTTTGCGGTTGAAGATCCAAGTCCTGTGTTCATGTACTCTCCATAATACAATGTGGTTAATGCAAAGTTACCATTCCATTCCAACCAACCTGCTGGATCAATCAAGCTATCAAGAGAACTCTTCATGAACACGGTTCTTGAATATTGTTGCCATGGCCTTCCAAGATAAGTTTTAACTGAGCTTTGCACTGCTTTCAAATCTGATGCAGCTGTAACCACACAATTGTGAATGGAAATTCCAGTGTTTTGGTTTGGATCGGTTCTTCCTTGTGCAGTGATGGTGTTAATTTTGTTAGGAGGGTTTCTTGCATATAGATTACAGTTTTGGAAGACAACAGCAGCATTACCAAAGATAAAGTCAACAGTGCCATAAATATCACATTCTTTGTAGAATTGTCTATCAGAATAAACATATAATGTGTCTTGATAACCTTCGAAACTGCATTGATAGAAAACTGATAAGTCTGATCCAGAACGCAATGCAACAGCTTGATGATTTGCTGCACCTGCTGTGTTCCTAAATGTGATTCCTTGACCAATAAATCCATCTCCAGTTACAGCtgtcaaaattaaaacaaaaataactcACAAAGTTTAGTATTGTTCAAAGTAAAGGAAAGAAAAACAAAGatgattggaatgattttctTCTACTTACCAACAGTGGCGGAACGGAAGGTTGTGGTGCCTCCTCCCACACTTTGGCTGCCGGTGATTATGGTTTTTCCAATGCCATCTCCCACCAACATTATATTATTTGCCTTTATCTCTACTTGCTCGTTGTAAATCCCGCccttcacatatatcacataccTTCCACTGCTACTCTTTGGTGCTGCATTTATGGCTGCCATAACTGTTGTGTATTTTCCGGATCCGTCTTTGGCCACCACTACATTAGCTTGAGAAGCTGGAGAAGATGCTTGTAGCAATTTTCTATCACCAGGCTTGACCCATGTTGGGAATCCATTTTTGTAACTTGGCTCTTGATGAGGTTCACCATTGTTGTTAAGAGCCAAAGTGTTACTTAGCAACTCAGTAACATTGTTGGACATTAGAGGAAGGACATAGTCTTGAACACCAAGTTCATAGAAGCCAGCTCTGCATGTCTCAAGGTTTGTGAGAGCAGTGCTAAGCCATGTTTGAGCATCAACTTGGGAGCACTTGGTGTTAGGGTCTAGGGTTTTGTTGAGCTTTTGAATGGTTTGTTGATAGAGGTCAACACAATCATTCCATGCAACTCTTTCAAGTTGGTTGCGGCACTTTGAGCCAAGTGAAACAGTGTTTGCATGGCCTAAGAGTGCTCTCTCTTGAGCAAGTTGTAATGAAATCCTGAGAAAGTCACTTTTTTGGTTAATAGGTTTGGTTTGGTGATTAGGGTAGTTGCTCAAGAAATACTCACATGGTTGAGGGTTTGGGGTTTGGCTACACCAATGTTTAACATCATTTGAAGAATAGGCATAGACAAAAGTTGATAGAAAGAAGGGAACAATGAGAAAATTGAAGAGCAAACGCATTGCTGCCATTGAACTTTTATGGCCAATAATGTTTTGTAAGAAAAAGTAATGGTTAAAATCTAAGACGTATTTGATGAGGTTTAATGTATATGTTTAGAGGTTGATTTGAAAATGTTGTGTTTGATGTCCTAAACCAAGCTTCTTTATATAGAGCGAAGAAGGAGATATTGGTTGTTGGAACTTATAACTGTAAAGCATGCAGTTTACGTGTTGATATTTCAAAGTCACTATTTGTAATACTTTTCTAATTGGTTCACAAGTTAGAATCATATCATATAATAAAGTATTATTTTGTTGATTTGATGAGCTAAACCATGGAAATATGTGGGAGGTGTCGTTTGACTTTAATTTTTGGAGGCTGTCCCATAAGCAGCCAATTAGAACTTGTCAATATTGTGGAAATTGATTTGACGCTTCACCACGCACCTACAAGTGGCTAAGAATGCGTTATGTGTAGGGTATATTATTAGTGCTGATTTGGCTTTGTTATGCCCATGGAATATCAAATAATATAGAGAAATATATATTCTCATGCTTTATTTATTTCACCAATAAAACATATGTTTACCTGTTCTACTGATTGAATTAATTTAGTTTAGTCAAATAATCATCAGTTGATTCAtttgtttaaataaatatttataatttatattttgtattatatatataataatttattaattagtgacaaatttttaaataaaacttaaatctacaataaattaattttttgtttgttaaaTTAGAAAATATCATAGATAACTAAAAATTTATTCTACGGTTATTCTGATATCGGTTCCGCTAtgttaccaacagcatatctgccaacttctgtcaactcttatttataattgtgtttcatggaagtgtatttgtggatgtgtctaataaaaatgtcttttttatagcttgtttaatagaagtatctttatagatatattttctgaatgtgtctctttatatatgtatttaaaatatattaattattagacacatccacgaacacactcTCATGAAACACAATTAGCTATATAGGCACTTAATAATATGAAActcaaaatatttaataaaatgcTTTGGATAATCCTTTTAGTTACTGATAAACTGTGTACAAACAAATATCAAACTTTACTTAATTAGTCATCAAACTTATGTCACATATTCCAAAAGTTGGACTCCATTGGTCATATATGATCAGTAACATAAAAAATGTAACTAccacttttgaaaattttgaaggaaGAAAAAATCGAATGAAAACCTATCATAGAAAACTATcatgtatattttatatataattaatttaagggAAAGTATGATAAAAATCATATATGAAACTTGAAATTGGGCTTATAACGACAAATAGAGAGACATGACCTCCATGCATGGATTAAGACCATCAATAGTTACGTTGATGCTTGACCACGTGCCAAATTAAAAGCTTTATTTTATACACTTATATTTATTTGTTCAATTTTAATTTCCCATTTGCATATAGTCAGAATTATAATGCACGCATGCATGGTTCGTTCTCTGAATTTTCTTCGTACCTTTCCACTTTCCAGTTGCAATTTGCATTGTATTCTTTCTATTATCTTCCGCCCctgtaaaaattaaatattttaatttttacttattcatatataaattaagacaaaaatttaaaattcatagataaattaaaatacaaatataaaattcataCAATGTCATTAGCTAAAAtaacttgaaattaaaaaaaaatattgttagatcactacaaatttaataccataataaagaaattataatattaaatataaaatgatCTTCAACCCTTATTCTTGATCACTTtcaacatcttcatcatcattaaaagtttacaaatcaagatttaaacctgaaaattaaaagaagtaaATTAGTGAAAAGGCAATCAAAC from Arachis ipaensis cultivar K30076 chromosome B02, Araip1.1, whole genome shotgun sequence harbors:
- the LOC107627796 gene encoding pectinesterase 2-like, which gives rise to MAAMRLLFNFLIVPFFLSTFVYAYSSNDVKHWCSQTPNPQPCEYFLSNYPNHQTKPINQKSDFLRISLQLAQERALLGHANTVSLGSKCRNQLERVAWNDCVDLYQQTIQKLNKTLDPNTKCSQVDAQTWLSTALTNLETCRAGFYELGVQDYVLPLMSNNVTELLSNTLALNNNGEPHQEPSYKNGFPTWVKPGDRKLLQASSPASQANVVVAKDGSGKYTTVMAAINAAPKSSSGRYVIYVKGGIYNEQVEIKANNIMLVGDGIGKTIITGSQSVGGGTTTFRSATVAVTGDGFIGQGITFRNTAGAANHQAVALRSGSDLSVFYQCSFEGYQDTLYVYSDRQFYKECDIYGTVDFIFGNAAVVFQNCNLYARNPPNKINTITAQGRTDPNQNTGISIHNCVVTAASDLKAVQSSVKTYLGRPWQQYSRTVFMKSSLDSLIDPAGWLEWNGNFALTTLYYGEYMNTGLGSSTANRVKWGGYHVITSAAEASKFSVANFIAGNSWLPSTRIPFTAGL